Proteins from one Leptonema illini DSM 21528 genomic window:
- a CDS encoding bifunctional ornithine acetyltransferase/N-acetylglutamate synthase, with translation MGDLFLPAGFRATGWRIGVKESNSTKEDFGVLFSETHATAHGVFTKNRFPGHPVVVGRRHIEGGRLRLIVVNSGNANVANGPDGLALAEAECERAAASLQIQSTEVLPSSTGVIGRPMPAEKILTACDAIKDRLQNSDPMSFVRAIMTTDRFPKYRCLRLSPGFALTGIAKGAGMIEPNMATMLSYMLTDAEIDADDLRRWLPFLADRSFNRISVDSDTSTSDTFVILASGASGIRVRIRPEDVAGLRSMAFDDMETLLQSLYVTDPAGLVEASNFLQNRLNTDPTSATFMAASLQVALYLALQIVRDGEGATRIFRVIVRGARDGEQAMKIGRSILNSPLVKTAVFGADPNWGRIMAAVGKVFDEQHPDPEIRVGPHRMYPPGHATLADLEEQMKQEEVDFTVHLGAGNAYEILYGCDLTEAYVRLNSEYTT, from the coding sequence GCGTATAGGCGTAAAAGAATCAAACTCTACAAAAGAGGACTTCGGCGTTCTTTTCAGCGAGACGCATGCAACGGCGCATGGCGTTTTCACGAAAAATCGCTTCCCGGGCCATCCCGTCGTCGTCGGTCGCCGCCATATTGAAGGGGGACGCCTGCGACTTATTGTCGTCAACTCAGGCAACGCAAACGTCGCCAACGGCCCTGACGGCCTGGCGCTCGCCGAAGCGGAATGCGAACGCGCCGCCGCCTCTTTGCAGATCCAATCCACCGAAGTGCTGCCTTCCAGCACTGGCGTCATCGGTCGCCCCATGCCGGCTGAGAAGATCCTGACTGCCTGCGACGCCATCAAGGACCGGTTACAGAATTCCGATCCGATGTCCTTTGTTCGCGCGATTATGACGACCGATAGATTCCCCAAATATCGTTGTCTGCGGTTATCGCCTGGATTCGCGTTAACAGGAATCGCCAAAGGCGCCGGTATGATCGAGCCGAATATGGCTACGATGCTCTCCTATATGTTAACCGACGCCGAAATCGACGCAGACGATCTGCGACGCTGGTTGCCTTTCCTGGCGGACCGATCCTTTAACCGTATATCGGTCGACTCCGACACGTCAACAAGCGATACGTTCGTTATTCTCGCAAGCGGAGCAAGCGGCATTCGCGTTCGCATTCGTCCCGAAGACGTCGCCGGCCTGCGTTCGATGGCCTTCGACGACATGGAGACGCTTCTTCAATCTCTTTACGTAACGGATCCGGCCGGCCTCGTTGAGGCGTCGAACTTCTTGCAGAATCGATTGAATACTGATCCGACCTCGGCGACGTTTATGGCCGCTTCACTTCAGGTGGCGCTTTATCTTGCTCTGCAGATCGTACGTGACGGCGAAGGAGCGACGCGCATCTTTCGCGTCATCGTCAGAGGAGCAAGAGATGGCGAACAGGCGATGAAGATCGGCAGATCCATCCTCAACAGCCCGCTTGTAAAAACGGCCGTATTCGGCGCCGATCCGAACTGGGGACGCATCATGGCCGCCGTCGGCAAGGTCTTCGATGAACAGCATCCCGACCCAGAGATTCGCGTCGGCCCGCATCGTATGTATCCTCCGGGTCATGCGACGCTCGCCGATCTTGAAGAACAGATGAAGCAGGAAGAAGTGGATTTCACCGTCCATCTTGGAGCCGGTAATGCATACGAAATCCTGTACGGCTGCGATCTTACGGAAGCATACGTGCGGCTGAATTCCGAGTACACCACATAG
- a CDS encoding GAF domain-containing protein, which translates to MLIIAGYTYLQSAIFLVGYEQELATVIFVVLAVVILIPVRDYLLEPFLTFPSWETLIETQQHHLEFLARPFTLQTLLNQIMPDLMIWLRIPDARLFILQQERRFFDMHVYRRGALKGSRRITRKNVIPITRMFRQFGRVARREDPTVPEHVEKIMAAYRIAIAVPFIHRGRLLGMLIFHHPTQNRHAERGLELFAAKAAITIHDHILKSRMQNIAEYDEELRIATKIRQMLQMQEAPEVPGWVLKTGRIRSATLIEYFHTNDRQYAVLLSTKAAGGVQAMILSGALGYLFATVRIKGPSLRLSSLLRRMQQYTQENDLTGKLEILVVGLRPGAKEMTVASMGRSYRLLNEDGEETALPPGRTTFRCRPDSTISLHYQDEEILSFSKLP; encoded by the coding sequence ATGCTCATCATCGCAGGCTATACATACCTGCAATCGGCGATTTTCCTCGTCGGCTACGAGCAGGAACTTGCCACCGTCATTTTTGTGGTGCTCGCCGTCGTCATCCTGATTCCTGTGCGCGACTATCTGCTTGAGCCGTTTCTGACCTTCCCTTCCTGGGAGACGTTGATCGAAACACAGCAGCATCACCTTGAGTTTCTTGCCCGTCCGTTCACGCTGCAAACGCTGCTGAATCAGATCATGCCCGATTTGATGATCTGGCTTCGAATCCCCGATGCGCGCCTTTTTATTCTGCAGCAGGAAAGACGCTTCTTCGACATGCATGTTTACCGTCGCGGCGCTCTTAAGGGATCAAGACGAATCACTCGAAAAAACGTCATCCCCATAACGCGCATGTTCCGGCAATTCGGGCGTGTCGCTCGTCGCGAAGATCCGACCGTTCCCGAACACGTCGAAAAGATTATGGCGGCCTACCGCATCGCCATTGCCGTTCCGTTTATTCATCGCGGACGACTGCTTGGAATGCTCATCTTCCATCATCCTACGCAGAACCGACACGCCGAGCGCGGACTCGAACTGTTTGCGGCAAAGGCGGCGATAACCATTCACGATCATATTCTGAAAAGCCGCATGCAGAACATCGCCGAGTATGACGAAGAGCTGCGTATAGCGACAAAGATAAGGCAGATGCTTCAGATGCAGGAAGCGCCCGAGGTTCCAGGCTGGGTGCTGAAAACGGGCCGTATTCGCTCCGCCACGCTTATAGAGTACTTTCACACCAACGATCGTCAGTATGCGGTGCTGCTATCGACGAAGGCGGCCGGCGGAGTACAGGCGATGATTCTTTCCGGAGCGCTCGGCTATCTATTTGCAACCGTTCGTATCAAGGGGCCCTCCCTTCGCCTCTCATCGCTTCTACGACGGATGCAGCAATACACGCAGGAAAACGACCTGACCGGAAAGCTTGAGATTCTCGTCGTCGGATTGCGACCCGGCGCAAAAGAGATGACCGTCGCCAGTATGGGTAGATCTTACCGCCTTTTAAATGAAGACGGTGAAGAAACGGCTCTGCCGCCTGGCCGTACGACCTTCCGCTGTCGCCCCGATTCGACGATTTCCCTGCACTACCAGGATGAGGAGATACTGAGTTTCTCGAAACTCCCGTAA
- a CDS encoding PP2C family protein-serine/threonine phosphatase, with protein sequence MLHNLRISIHYPIAISLLAALYLFLFNEPVMHPPVYYMGDGLVVLSETPEIEAGTRLVSPYCRAFEAGKFLCSIRSNSAVLDIVLPGKTINAAEFLRLFHIPVLLSFLLLFFAAWFLDNSRDFLISSFFFWLTIFVVLTLYTILYDRAVVVWTMLGYFVPITLLNLNLRISGRIINARLLITESVLLLFLGLLVLAAEGSTGFRSGTIQIISLLFWSVTALSVMIQVMAAFDKSNDRIDRVKKIVASAGTLLGVALPVALLLYLPNFLPGFFYLLLLIFFPLSLIYGTYRMHLVPFQFFVTRSIAAALLTFLFLAIYSVVLYVYSMALPETENRWIVNTVFLLLLVFFLDPLRTRISSFIEQRFLLPRGEHSESLKRLAEIISRSSRPRVAVQAILDEINQTLGLQRSYFLTAPDFFFYLDLREQHVLRLSAGSPIWSLLKPEKMHFAAYLTYGTGARKELFEFLYHKRIVLAIGLGERRNLIQRIHAVIDGRLRSPKKAATSENLACAFLVGYPHGRDRLYLHEIRYLQEAARLAGMMLFNMHALIREVDKRKKVRDLQQSGQYQKLYTLNPDPPSDTLDYRFFNRPVLSVTGDYIDIVRLDFQRTAVFLGDVSGHGLGTGFLVSALRAIVRTSIGSGKTLPEVLDILNEFLTDRYSGYEFLTLFAMILNLQDGRIEYINAAHPGAYLKLPGGPLEKLENTQRLLGILPGPYKSFTYQIKPGQRVFLFSDGVLETANSRDEFFGESRLAAFLTEKGDDPLDDVVAGLQTSLIGFRGSAPPGDDTSFLVLEYLPARSLLDFVLRGLGIRR encoded by the coding sequence ATGTTGCACAATCTTCGCATATCCATTCATTATCCGATCGCGATCTCTTTGCTTGCCGCGCTCTATCTCTTCCTGTTCAACGAGCCGGTCATGCACCCTCCCGTATATTATATGGGAGACGGACTCGTCGTTCTTTCAGAGACTCCTGAAATAGAAGCCGGGACAAGGCTCGTCTCGCCTTATTGCAGAGCTTTCGAGGCAGGCAAGTTTCTATGCAGCATTCGCAGCAACAGCGCCGTCCTTGATATCGTTCTACCCGGAAAAACGATCAACGCCGCTGAGTTTCTGCGACTCTTTCATATTCCGGTTCTTCTCAGCTTCCTTCTACTTTTTTTCGCCGCGTGGTTTCTCGACAACAGTCGCGACTTTCTGATATCCTCGTTCTTTTTCTGGCTAACCATATTTGTCGTCCTCACTCTCTATACGATCCTGTACGACAGAGCGGTCGTGGTCTGGACGATGCTCGGGTATTTCGTTCCGATCACCCTGCTCAATCTCAATCTGCGTATTTCGGGTCGGATTATCAACGCCCGTCTTCTCATCACAGAAAGCGTGCTTCTTCTATTTCTCGGGCTGCTTGTACTGGCGGCCGAAGGATCGACGGGCTTTCGATCTGGAACCATCCAGATCATCTCACTGCTTTTCTGGTCGGTTACGGCGTTATCCGTAATGATCCAGGTGATGGCGGCTTTCGATAAAAGCAACGATCGTATTGATCGCGTCAAGAAAATCGTCGCCTCGGCCGGAACTCTGCTCGGAGTCGCCCTGCCCGTCGCACTGCTGCTTTATCTTCCGAATTTTTTACCGGGATTCTTCTATTTACTGCTGCTGATTTTCTTTCCTCTGTCATTGATCTACGGTACCTACCGGATGCATCTTGTACCGTTTCAGTTCTTCGTCACGCGCAGCATCGCCGCCGCCCTGTTAACATTCCTGTTTCTTGCCATCTATTCGGTCGTTCTCTACGTTTATTCGATGGCGCTGCCCGAGACAGAGAATCGCTGGATCGTCAACACGGTATTTCTTCTTCTCCTGGTGTTTTTTCTCGATCCGCTGCGAACTCGCATCAGCTCTTTTATCGAGCAGCGATTTCTGCTGCCGCGCGGAGAACACAGCGAATCCTTGAAACGACTGGCCGAGATCATTTCGCGATCCTCCCGTCCGCGTGTCGCCGTCCAGGCTATCCTCGATGAGATCAATCAGACGCTGGGATTGCAGCGTAGCTACTTCCTGACCGCCCCTGACTTCTTCTTCTATCTTGATCTGCGAGAGCAGCATGTTCTTCGTCTTTCAGCCGGTTCGCCGATCTGGTCTCTTTTGAAACCTGAGAAGATGCACTTTGCAGCATATCTCACCTACGGCACAGGAGCACGCAAAGAGCTGTTCGAATTCCTGTATCATAAGCGTATCGTTCTCGCCATAGGTCTCGGCGAAAGACGCAACCTGATCCAGAGGATACATGCGGTGATTGATGGACGCCTGCGCTCACCGAAAAAGGCGGCGACTTCAGAGAATCTCGCCTGCGCATTTCTCGTGGGTTACCCGCACGGTCGCGACAGGCTGTATCTGCATGAGATTCGCTACTTGCAGGAAGCGGCACGCCTCGCAGGCATGATGCTCTTTAACATGCATGCTCTGATTCGCGAGGTGGATAAACGCAAAAAGGTGCGCGACCTGCAGCAGAGCGGACAGTATCAGAAGCTTTACACGCTCAATCCCGATCCGCCATCCGATACGCTCGACTATCGCTTTTTCAACCGCCCGGTCCTATCGGTCACTGGAGACTACATCGACATCGTCCGGTTGGATTTTCAGCGAACGGCCGTTTTTCTCGGCGACGTAAGCGGGCATGGTCTCGGTACGGGATTTCTCGTAAGCGCGCTGCGAGCCATCGTGCGTACGTCGATCGGATCAGGAAAAACTCTGCCCGAGGTACTCGACATCCTGAACGAATTCCTCACCGATCGATACAGCGGCTATGAATTTCTCACTCTTTTTGCCATGATCCTGAATCTCCAGGACGGCCGTATCGAGTATATCAATGCCGCCCATCCAGGAGCTTACCTGAAACTACCTGGAGGCCCTCTGGAAAAGCTCGAGAATACGCAGCGTCTGCTCGGCATCCTTCCCGGTCCTTACAAGAGCTTTACGTATCAGATCAAGCCGGGGCAGAGAGTCTTTCTTTTTTCGGACGGCGTTCTTGAGACGGCTAACTCAAGAGATGAGTTTTTCGGCGAGAGCCGGCTTGCGGCCTTCCTTACCGAGAAAGGCGACGATCCGCTTGATGATGTCGTCGCAGGATTGCAGACCTCGCTGATCGGTTTTCGAGGATCGGCTCCTCCAGGGGACGATACGAGCTTTCTCGTTCTTGAATACCTGCCGGCCCGCTCTCTGCTTGATTTTGTGCTTCGGGGCCTTGGCATCAGGCGTTAA
- a CDS encoding TIGR02757 family protein has protein sequence MLETTRQLFDEIHATYNKRIYVQSDPLRYVYRYENPEDREIVALLSALFAYGRVASIFSFLDRLFLRLGPNPAATLCETRITGRDLYYRFQTQKDTERLLAVLGEWLQRRSFPILERPVSLDIYDAIDTLIDELTASIPAAGRTQGWTFLVGKPGARSVAKRWCLFFRWMVRRGLPDPGLYSTIRPDRLIYPLDTHILKIARWQSLTSRRSTTRETARQITAAFKNLSKSDPLKYDFALTRPGILNDRALLDRLQLNTLI, from the coding sequence ATGCTTGAAACGACACGGCAGCTGTTCGACGAGATCCATGCGACTTATAACAAAAGAATTTACGTGCAGAGCGATCCGCTTCGCTACGTTTATCGCTACGAAAATCCGGAGGATCGCGAAATCGTCGCTCTCCTGAGCGCTCTTTTCGCCTACGGACGAGTTGCGTCCATCTTCTCGTTTCTGGACAGGCTCTTTCTTCGGCTCGGCCCGAATCCGGCAGCGACTCTTTGCGAAACTCGCATCACGGGAAGAGATCTCTATTATCGATTTCAAACACAGAAAGATACGGAGCGTCTGCTGGCCGTTCTTGGCGAATGGTTGCAGAGGCGATCGTTTCCGATTCTTGAACGTCCCGTCTCGCTCGACATCTATGATGCCATCGACACCCTGATTGACGAGCTAACGGCATCGATTCCCGCCGCGGGACGAACGCAGGGCTGGACGTTTCTGGTCGGCAAACCCGGAGCCAGATCGGTGGCGAAGCGATGGTGTCTTTTCTTTCGCTGGATGGTGCGCAGAGGTCTTCCTGACCCGGGACTTTACTCTACGATTCGCCCCGACAGGCTCATTTATCCGCTTGATACGCACATCCTCAAGATTGCCCGCTGGCAATCGCTTACGTCAAGACGCTCGACAACAAGAGAGACGGCCCGGCAGATCACGGCGGCCTTTAAGAATCTTTCTAAATCCGATCCTTTGAAATATGATTTTGCTCTTACCCGACCCGGCATCCTGAATGATAGAGCTCTCCTCGACAGGCTTCAGCTCAATACTCTTATTTGA
- a CDS encoding PIG-L family deacetylase yields MSLRILCVGAHPDDVEIGMGGTVASLVQKGHELLLLDLTNGEPTPFGSPEIRARESQESAAVLGARRKTLSMPNRFLEDTIDNRKAIAAEIRAFRPDYVFAPYFDDAHPDHIAASALVDAARFYAKLTKSDIPGDPFFPKRVIYYYPVHLRLRIQPSFLNDISTTISTKAGAIRCYHSQFEAAGKADLVERFLDENRYWGFQAGCAAAEPFFQKEIPAFSWPEGYI; encoded by the coding sequence ATGTCTTTGCGAATCCTCTGTGTCGGCGCCCATCCTGATGATGTGGAAATCGGCATGGGAGGGACGGTAGCGTCGCTTGTTCAGAAGGGCCATGAGTTGTTGCTTCTTGATTTAACAAACGGCGAACCCACGCCGTTCGGTTCGCCCGAGATCCGGGCGCGCGAATCGCAGGAATCGGCGGCCGTCCTCGGAGCACGACGTAAAACGCTGAGTATGCCTAACCGCTTTCTCGAAGATACGATCGACAATCGCAAGGCGATCGCCGCAGAGATTCGCGCCTTTCGCCCCGATTACGTGTTCGCCCCTTACTTCGACGACGCTCATCCCGATCATATCGCCGCCTCTGCCCTTGTCGATGCGGCCCGCTTTTATGCGAAACTGACGAAGAGCGACATCCCCGGCGATCCGTTCTTCCCGAAGCGAGTGATCTACTATTATCCGGTGCATCTGCGGCTTCGCATTCAGCCGAGCTTCTTGAACGACATATCGACGACGATCTCGACTAAAGCCGGAGCCATTCGGTGCTATCACTCACAGTTCGAAGCGGCCGGCAAGGCAGATCTCGTCGAACGTTTTCTCGACGAGAACCGCTACTGGGGATTCCAGGCAGGATGCGCGGCGGCCGAGCCCTTCTTTCAGAAAGAGATCCCGGCCTTTTCCTGGCCGGAGGGCTATATCTGA
- a CDS encoding quinone-dependent dihydroorotate dehydrogenase, with the protein MFYSALRSLLFLSDPESAHERVSHFMSAAVRIPGAAAAMQAAFHYGSSRLGRTVCGLRFENPVGMAAGFDKTAELYPFLARMGFGFVESGTFTALAQEGNPKPRMFRFPDHDALVNRMGFNNPGAQAVAAILAHQPRSIVRGINIGKSKAASVEEAEEDYLKSLALLLPYADYIAVNVSSPNTPGLRLLQEASKIHSLVAALRSFIDENRRVPLFVKLAPDLSEEELKASIEAIVAARADGLILTNTSLDKSSVPAAVDVQGGLSGAPVRQRSTQIIRRAFQLTEGRTPIIGVGGIFSGEDALEKIKAGASLVQVYTGYIYRGPGLPAQICRSIDTFLDKSGKTLDQLTGCDAT; encoded by the coding sequence ATGTTCTATTCCGCTTTGCGTTCCCTGCTGTTTCTGTCTGATCCTGAATCCGCTCATGAGCGTGTGTCGCATTTCATGTCGGCGGCGGTGCGCATTCCCGGAGCGGCTGCGGCGATGCAGGCCGCCTTTCATTATGGCTCTTCGCGTCTCGGTCGTACTGTCTGCGGTTTGCGCTTTGAGAATCCGGTGGGCATGGCTGCCGGATTCGACAAGACGGCAGAGCTGTATCCGTTTCTCGCGCGCATGGGCTTCGGCTTTGTTGAATCGGGCACGTTCACGGCCCTTGCACAGGAAGGGAACCCGAAGCCGCGTATGTTTCGCTTTCCCGATCATGACGCCCTTGTGAATCGCATGGGGTTCAATAATCCAGGAGCGCAGGCCGTCGCCGCGATCCTTGCCCATCAGCCGCGCAGCATCGTTCGCGGCATCAATATCGGCAAGAGCAAGGCAGCTTCCGTCGAAGAGGCTGAAGAGGACTATCTGAAAAGCCTGGCCCTGCTTCTCCCTTATGCCGATTATATTGCCGTCAATGTGAGCTCGCCGAACACGCCGGGCCTTCGTCTTTTACAGGAGGCCTCGAAGATTCACAGTCTGGTCGCCGCCCTGCGTTCGTTTATCGACGAGAATCGCAGGGTTCCGCTTTTTGTGAAGCTCGCTCCCGATCTGAGCGAAGAGGAGCTCAAGGCCTCGATCGAAGCCATCGTCGCCGCTCGTGCGGACGGCCTGATTCTTACGAATACAAGCCTTGATAAAAGCTCCGTGCCCGCAGCCGTCGACGTGCAGGGAGGGTTATCCGGAGCACCCGTGCGACAGCGTTCGACGCAGATCATCCGACGTGCGTTTCAGCTTACAGAGGGCAGAACGCCCATTATCGGCGTCGGTGGCATCTTTTCAGGAGAGGATGCGCTTGAAAAGATCAAAGCGGGCGCCTCTCTTGTTCAGGTGTACACGGGTTACATCTACAGAGGCCCGGGTCTACCGGCGCAGATCTGTCGCTCCATCGATACGTTTCTCGATAAATCTGGTAAGACGCTCGATCAGCTCACCGGTTGCGATGCGACTTGA
- a CDS encoding dihydrofolate reductase family protein gives MRKLRAYNFLSLDGYYTSKDGDTSWHVHDAEEAAYAAESLSVRDVLVFGRKTYEMMASFWPTEMAMKQMPDVARGMNDSAKIVFSKTMPSAAWQHTTVLTDLIADMKRLKQEDGADMTVLGSGSVIAQLAAARLIDEYQFMIDPVVLGTGRSPFQGLPEVQRLRLTESRQFSSGVVLLSYQST, from the coding sequence ATGCGAAAGCTGAGGGCCTATAATTTCTTATCTCTCGATGGATACTATACCTCGAAGGACGGTGACACCTCATGGCATGTACACGACGCCGAAGAGGCGGCCTACGCCGCGGAATCGCTGTCCGTGCGAGACGTTCTCGTATTCGGCCGTAAGACCTACGAGATGATGGCGTCGTTCTGGCCGACCGAGATGGCGATGAAGCAGATGCCCGATGTGGCGAGAGGCATGAACGATTCAGCGAAGATCGTCTTCTCGAAAACGATGCCTTCTGCTGCCTGGCAGCATACGACAGTGTTGACCGATTTGATCGCAGATATGAAACGCCTCAAGCAGGAAGACGGCGCCGATATGACCGTACTGGGAAGCGGGTCGGTGATTGCACAGCTTGCCGCCGCTCGTCTGATTGATGAGTATCAGTTTATGATCGATCCGGTCGTGCTTGGCACCGGTCGCTCGCCCTTTCAGGGACTGCCCGAGGTCCAGCGACTCAGGCTAACGGAGAGCCGGCAGTTCTCAAGCGGCGTCGTTCTATTGAGTTATCAGTCGACCTGA
- a CDS encoding TetR/AcrR family transcriptional regulator — translation MGGPIRNLERTREALLAAGFQLIFRRGFQGVSVADIVQQAGLTKGAFFHHFENKQELGYAVVDETIRELMMNRWIHPIENSAHPAKAILTQLKKVIDETPEERLALGCPLNNLMQEMSSIDTVFHEKLQSVLLMWIDETERQLKRAKQMGQLKPGVKPRQAAEFIVMAHEGFFGIIKGLGDKRIFRSLYESLKIYIEAISL, via the coding sequence GTGGGCGGTCCGATACGAAACCTCGAACGAACGCGTGAAGCGCTTCTTGCAGCCGGATTTCAATTAATCTTCAGACGCGGATTTCAGGGCGTAAGCGTCGCCGACATCGTGCAGCAGGCCGGCCTGACTAAAGGCGCCTTCTTTCATCATTTTGAGAATAAACAGGAGCTCGGCTACGCCGTCGTCGACGAAACCATCCGCGAGCTGATGATGAATCGCTGGATTCATCCGATAGAGAACAGTGCCCATCCAGCGAAGGCCATTCTCACTCAGCTGAAAAAGGTGATCGACGAAACCCCTGAAGAGCGGCTGGCGCTTGGCTGCCCGCTCAATAATCTCATGCAGGAGATGTCGTCGATCGATACCGTCTTTCACGAAAAGCTGCAGAGCGTTCTACTGATGTGGATCGACGAAACGGAACGGCAGCTCAAAAGGGCAAAGCAGATGGGCCAGCTGAAACCGGGTGTGAAGCCGAGGCAGGCCGCCGAGTTCATCGTCATGGCGCATGAGGGCTTTTTTGGAATCATCAAAGGTCTCGGTGATAAGCGCATCTTCCGCTCTCTGTATGAATCCCTGAAGATCTATATCGAAGCCATCTCGCTGTAG
- a CDS encoding glycerol-3-phosphate dehydrogenase/oxidase — protein MDRSPLQMKRLGTVGRYDVLVIGGGITGAAVAYEAASRGYTVALVEKSDFGGATSAATGKLIHGGLRYLKKFDIALVREALRERRILSDIAPNLVYPYPMVLPNPGLLERVGLIAYDLLSFDSGWTRDPSKKIPWHRIIGKKALEKLGLGSLERAIYFYDCIMISPERLTLAFVKSAVACGASVANYTKVERLIFDGRRVVGAEVRDLLASGSADAEDTGGPVYEIRADVVVNAAGPWTQDLLNRTKETETAMPKQRSEGIYLITRKLSDVMTLYVEKHGHFSFAPWRGHSMIGPTEKSYTGPVEDWKLTRESIVEFLDAINSSARLPEKLTLADVKFAYGGLRPLVESEGDTYSASRRSDLHDHAKDGIEGLITAAGGKYTTSRDFAVKIFKAIQKKIGKKAVASISAKEALYACDIDRLPQTGAQARGLTVEQVIEEAKRRHSDFAASTVDYLMRHYGTDTETILDLARSSPAFARVLDADGEIMAQVVFAVRHEMACSLADVFLRRTGLGTLGYPGAEVVQAVADIVAAELSWSPHKKALEIEEITRRLKLPE, from the coding sequence ATGGATCGATCCCCATTGCAGATGAAACGCCTCGGTACCGTGGGGCGCTATGATGTGCTTGTTATTGGCGGCGGAATCACCGGAGCGGCCGTCGCCTATGAGGCGGCGAGCCGGGGTTATACGGTAGCGCTTGTCGAAAAGTCGGATTTTGGCGGCGCCACGTCGGCGGCCACGGGAAAGCTGATTCACGGCGGGCTTCGTTATCTCAAGAAATTCGACATAGCCCTTGTGCGCGAGGCGCTGCGTGAGCGGCGCATACTTTCTGATATTGCGCCGAATCTTGTGTATCCTTATCCGATGGTTCTGCCGAATCCAGGATTGCTTGAGCGAGTCGGATTGATCGCCTACGATCTGCTTTCGTTTGACAGCGGATGGACGCGGGATCCGAGCAAGAAGATACCGTGGCATAGAATCATCGGCAAGAAGGCTCTTGAGAAGCTCGGGCTTGGTTCGCTTGAGAGAGCCATCTATTTCTATGACTGCATCATGATCAGTCCCGAACGCCTGACGCTCGCCTTTGTGAAGTCGGCCGTCGCCTGCGGGGCGTCTGTTGCGAATTATACAAAAGTGGAGCGACTGATCTTCGACGGCCGGCGCGTCGTTGGGGCAGAGGTGCGCGATCTTCTTGCGTCTGGCAGCGCGGATGCTGAGGACACAGGCGGGCCCGTCTATGAGATCAGAGCCGATGTCGTTGTAAACGCCGCAGGCCCGTGGACGCAGGATCTTTTGAATCGCACAAAAGAAACCGAGACGGCCATGCCGAAGCAACGATCGGAGGGCATCTATCTCATCACGCGAAAGTTATCCGATGTGATGACGCTGTATGTGGAAAAGCATGGCCATTTCAGCTTCGCACCCTGGAGAGGGCATAGCATGATCGGTCCGACTGAGAAATCTTATACCGGGCCGGTTGAAGACTGGAAGCTCACGCGCGAAAGCATCGTCGAATTTCTTGATGCGATTAACAGCTCGGCTCGACTGCCTGAGAAGCTGACGTTAGCCGATGTGAAATTCGCCTATGGCGGATTGCGACCGCTTGTGGAAAGCGAGGGCGACACCTATTCGGCATCCAGAAGAAGCGACCTGCACGATCATGCAAAGGACGGTATCGAGGGTTTGATTACGGCAGCGGGTGGAAAGTACACGACAAGCCGTGATTTTGCGGTGAAGATCTTTAAGGCCATTCAGAAGAAGATCGGCAAGAAGGCCGTTGCGTCGATTTCGGCAAAAGAAGCGCTGTATGCCTGCGACATCGATCGTCTTCCACAGACGGGAGCTCAGGCGAGAGGATTGACCGTGGAACAGGTCATTGAAGAGGCGAAGCGTCGTCACTCTGACTTTGCCGCGAGTACGGTCGACTACCTGATGCGTCATTATGGGACCGACACCGAGACCATCCTTGATCTGGCTCGCTCCAGTCCTGCGTTTGCGCGTGTTCTCGACGCCGATGGCGAGATCATGGCTCAGGTCGTTTTTGCCGTTCGCCATGAGATGGCCTGTTCGCTTGCCGACGTCTTTCTTCGCCGCACCGGACTCGGTACGCTTGGTTATCCGGGCGCAGAGGTCGTGCAGGCCGTCGCCGATATCGTCGCTGCCGAGCTGAGCTGGTCGCCGCACAAGAAGGCCCTTGAGATCGAAGAGATCACACGACGACTTAAGCTTCCGGAATAG